In a single window of the Agromyces sp. H17E-10 genome:
- a CDS encoding NADP-dependent isocitrate dehydrogenase codes for MSKIKVAGTVVELDGDEMTRIIWQAIKDQLIHPYLDVNLEYYDLSIQKRDETDDQITVDAANAIKKHGVGVKCATITPDEARVEEFGLKKMWRSPNGTIRNILGGVIFREPIIISNIPRLVPGWNKPIVVGRHAFGDQYRATDFRFEGEGTLTMTFTPKDGSEPQQFEVFQSPGSGVAMGMYNLDESIKDFARASLNYGLSRNYPVYLSTKNTILKAYDGRFKDLFQEVFDTEFKEQFDAAGLTYEHRLIDDMVASSLKWEGGYVWACKNYDGDVQSDTVAQGFGSLGLMTSVLATPDGKVVEAEAAHGTVTRHYRQHQQGKPTSTNPIASIYAWTRGLAHRGKLDGNQELIDFASTLEDVVIKTVESGAMTKDLALLVGPEQEYQTTEQFLDTIDANLKARLGA; via the coding sequence TTGTCCAAGATCAAGGTTGCAGGCACGGTCGTCGAGCTCGACGGCGACGAGATGACGCGCATCATCTGGCAGGCCATCAAGGACCAGCTCATCCACCCGTACCTCGACGTGAACCTCGAGTACTACGACCTCTCGATCCAGAAGCGCGACGAGACCGACGACCAGATCACGGTCGACGCGGCGAACGCGATCAAGAAGCACGGCGTCGGCGTCAAGTGCGCGACGATCACCCCCGACGAGGCCCGCGTCGAGGAGTTCGGCCTCAAGAAGATGTGGCGGTCGCCGAACGGCACCATCCGCAACATCCTCGGCGGCGTCATCTTCCGCGAGCCGATCATCATCTCGAACATCCCGCGCCTCGTGCCAGGCTGGAACAAGCCGATCGTCGTCGGCCGCCACGCGTTCGGCGACCAGTACCGCGCCACCGACTTCCGCTTCGAGGGCGAGGGCACCCTCACGATGACCTTCACCCCGAAGGACGGCTCGGAGCCGCAGCAGTTCGAGGTCTTCCAGTCGCCGGGCTCGGGCGTCGCCATGGGCATGTACAACCTCGACGAGTCGATCAAGGACTTCGCGCGCGCCTCGCTCAACTACGGCCTCTCGCGCAACTACCCCGTCTACCTGTCGACGAAGAACACGATCCTCAAGGCCTACGACGGCCGGTTCAAGGACCTCTTCCAGGAGGTCTTCGACACCGAGTTCAAGGAGCAGTTCGACGCGGCGGGCCTCACCTATGAGCACCGCCTCATCGACGACATGGTCGCCTCCTCGCTCAAGTGGGAGGGCGGCTACGTCTGGGCCTGCAAGAACTACGACGGCGACGTGCAGTCCGACACCGTCGCGCAGGGCTTCGGCTCGCTCGGCCTCATGACCTCGGTGCTCGCCACGCCCGACGGCAAGGTCGTCGAGGCCGAGGCGGCGCACGGCACCGTCACCCGCCACTACCGCCAGCACCAGCAGGGCAAGCCCACCTCGACGAACCCGATCGCCTCGATCTACGCCTGGACGCGCGGCCTCGCGCACCGCGGCAAGCTCGACGGCAACCAGGAGCTCATCGACTTCGCCTCGACCCTCGAGGACGTCGTCATCAAGACGGTCGAGTCGGGTGCGATGACGAAGGACCTCGCGCTCCTCGTCGGCCCCGAGCAGGAGTACCAGACGACCGAGCAGTTCCTCGACACGATCGACGCGAACCTCAAGGCGCGCCTGGGCGCGTGA
- a CDS encoding ROK family protein, whose product MSIGSTVRLGIDIGGTKTAAVAIGDGGELSDQVRMPTGFGADEVVATALRTIERMAELNGVGAFTSIGIGIPGAVDNETGRVAHAVNLGLEGLDLGPRLADRLGIEVRVENDVKAAALGAQHLLGLGLAGRATASGAADDVATAERSMAYLNLGTGLAAGIVQGGRLLRGGHGVAGEIGHIPVDPAGERCGCGQRGCLETFASGSAIARTWPTVAELPARELFDAAEAGDAEAIRVRERFLRGVASAVRLLVLTADVDDVVIGGGLAALGGPLVDGTRRILNEWSADSAFLASLDLAERVQVIPLGFPAAAVGAALVGVAQWQKS is encoded by the coding sequence GTGAGCATCGGCAGCACCGTGCGGCTCGGCATCGACATCGGGGGCACGAAGACCGCCGCCGTCGCGATCGGCGACGGCGGCGAGCTGAGCGACCAGGTGCGCATGCCGACCGGGTTCGGTGCCGACGAGGTCGTCGCGACGGCCCTGCGCACGATCGAGCGCATGGCCGAGCTGAACGGCGTCGGGGCCTTCACCTCGATCGGCATCGGCATCCCCGGTGCGGTCGACAATGAGACCGGTCGGGTCGCGCACGCCGTGAACCTCGGGCTCGAGGGGCTCGACCTCGGGCCGCGACTCGCCGACCGGCTCGGCATCGAGGTTCGGGTCGAGAACGACGTCAAGGCCGCGGCCCTCGGTGCGCAGCATCTGCTCGGCCTCGGGCTCGCCGGGCGGGCGACGGCATCGGGTGCGGCGGACGACGTCGCGACCGCCGAACGCTCGATGGCCTACCTGAACCTCGGCACGGGCCTCGCCGCCGGCATCGTGCAGGGCGGACGGCTGCTGCGCGGCGGTCACGGTGTCGCGGGCGAGATCGGTCACATCCCGGTCGATCCGGCCGGCGAGCGCTGCGGTTGCGGCCAGCGCGGCTGCCTCGAGACGTTCGCGTCGGGGTCGGCGATCGCGAGGACGTGGCCGACGGTCGCCGAACTCCCGGCCCGCGAGCTCTTCGACGCGGCCGAGGCGGGCGACGCGGAGGCGATCCGCGTCCGCGAGCGGTTTCTCCGGGGTGTCGCCTCGGCCGTGCGGCTGCTCGTGCTCACGGCCGACGTCGACGACGTCGTCATCGGGGGAGGGCTCGCCGCGCTCGGCGGGCCGCTCGTCGACGGCACGCGCCGTATCCTGAACGAGTGGTCCGCCGACTCGGCGTTCCTCGCGTCGCTGGACCTCGCAGAGCGGGTCCAGGTCATCCCCCTCGGTTTCCCGGCAGCGGCAGTGGGCGCTGCCCTGGTTGGAGTAGCGCAATGGCAGAAGTCGTAA
- a CDS encoding heavy metal translocating P-type ATPase, with product MARILKLARRYWVVTLTLAIGILGIVLALSGAGAAVQWLFSAYALAIAAWQAVGMVRDILRGHWGLDILAVTAIVATVLVGEYVAALLVVLMLTGGAALEDYANRRAKRELDALLTRSPQLAHRFEGAELVEVPVDRVVVGDVLLVRPSEIVPVDGELRSPEASFDESSITGESVPVEKQAGDTVLSGAVNGQTAVEIVAVATAADSQYQQIVALVAGAAESKAPVVRLADRYAVPFTLFSLALAGVAWWLSGDPVRFAEVLVLATPCPLLIAAPVAFIGGMSRAARNGVIVKSGGVLESLSAAKTAVFDKTGTLTRGEPTLVAIRPENGFGDDELLGLVASAEQYSSHVLAASMIEAARARGLVLDEADAASEEATNGVVATIGGREVVVGKFAFVRSHAAEAERTAIAPGELAVYVAVDGRYAGALLASDRLRENARATLERLDALGVHDTMMLTGDAQATADHIAAELGITRVRAECLPADKVREVAAIAARPVIMVGDGVNDAPVLAAADVGIAMGAKGATAASESASAVILVDDISRTAKAVEIGRDTVRIALQSIWIGIVVSVGLMFVAAFGVIPATVGALLQEVVDLVTILAALRAIGGRLDAASATSAAASVPAQQQA from the coding sequence ATGGCTCGCATCCTGAAGCTCGCCCGTCGGTACTGGGTCGTGACGCTCACGCTCGCGATCGGCATCCTCGGCATCGTGCTCGCCCTCTCGGGCGCGGGCGCCGCCGTGCAATGGCTGTTCAGCGCGTATGCGCTCGCGATCGCCGCCTGGCAGGCGGTGGGGATGGTGCGCGACATCCTGCGGGGGCACTGGGGGCTCGACATCCTCGCGGTGACGGCCATCGTCGCGACCGTGCTCGTCGGCGAGTACGTCGCGGCCCTCCTCGTCGTGCTCATGCTCACCGGGGGAGCGGCCCTCGAGGACTACGCCAACCGCCGCGCCAAGCGCGAGCTCGACGCGCTGCTGACCCGGTCGCCGCAGCTCGCGCACCGGTTCGAGGGTGCCGAGCTCGTCGAGGTGCCGGTCGACCGGGTCGTCGTGGGCGACGTGCTGCTCGTGCGCCCGAGCGAGATCGTGCCCGTCGACGGCGAGCTGCGCTCGCCCGAGGCGTCCTTCGACGAGTCGTCGATCACGGGCGAGAGCGTGCCGGTCGAGAAGCAGGCGGGCGACACCGTGCTGAGCGGCGCGGTCAACGGGCAGACCGCGGTCGAGATCGTCGCCGTCGCGACCGCGGCCGACAGCCAGTACCAGCAGATCGTCGCACTCGTCGCCGGTGCGGCCGAGTCGAAGGCGCCCGTCGTACGGCTCGCCGACCGGTACGCCGTGCCCTTCACGTTGTTCTCGCTCGCGCTCGCGGGCGTCGCCTGGTGGCTGTCGGGCGACCCGGTGCGGTTCGCCGAGGTGCTCGTGCTCGCGACCCCCTGCCCGCTGCTCATCGCGGCGCCGGTCGCGTTCATCGGCGGCATGAGCCGCGCGGCCCGCAACGGCGTCATCGTGAAGTCGGGCGGCGTGCTCGAGTCGCTGTCGGCCGCGAAGACCGCGGTGTTCGACAAGACCGGCACGCTCACGCGCGGCGAGCCGACGCTCGTCGCGATCCGCCCAGAGAACGGGTTCGGCGACGACGAACTGCTCGGCCTCGTCGCGTCGGCCGAGCAGTATTCGTCGCATGTGCTCGCGGCATCCATGATCGAGGCGGCCCGCGCACGCGGGCTGGTGCTCGACGAGGCGGATGCCGCGAGCGAGGAGGCGACCAACGGCGTCGTCGCGACCATCGGCGGTCGCGAGGTGGTCGTCGGCAAGTTCGCCTTCGTGCGGTCGCACGCGGCCGAGGCCGAGCGCACCGCGATCGCGCCGGGGGAGCTCGCGGTGTACGTGGCCGTCGACGGCCGGTACGCCGGGGCGCTGCTCGCGAGCGACCGGCTGCGCGAGAACGCGCGTGCGACGCTCGAGCGCCTCGACGCGCTCGGCGTGCACGACACGATGATGCTCACGGGCGACGCGCAGGCGACGGCCGACCACATCGCCGCCGAGCTCGGCATCACGCGGGTGCGGGCCGAGTGCCTGCCCGCCGACAAGGTGCGCGAGGTCGCGGCGATCGCCGCCCGCCCGGTCATCATGGTCGGCGACGGCGTGAACGACGCCCCCGTGCTGGCCGCGGCCGACGTCGGCATCGCGATGGGCGCCAAGGGTGCGACGGCGGCGAGCGAGTCGGCGTCCGCCGTCATCCTCGTCGACGACATCTCGCGCACGGCGAAGGCCGTCGAGATCGGCCGCGACACCGTGCGCATCGCGTTGCAGAGCATCTGGATCGGCATCGTCGTGAGCGTCGGCCTCATGTTCGTCGCCGCGTTCGGCGTGATCCCCGCGACCGTCGGAGCACTGCTCCAGGAGGTCGTCGACCTCGTGACGATCCTCGCGGCGCTGCGCGCCATCGGCGGCCGGCTCGATGCCGCGAGCGCAACGTCGGCGGCGGCATCCGTGCCCGCGCAGCAGCAGGCGTGA
- a CDS encoding extracellular solute-binding protein → MRKLGIVALGAAAALTLAGCSNGGGDNGGSADGGEITVWVVGTDTPKDARAYLKDTFESENKGWTLKVEEKTWADVSDTYAAALQSNDSPDVVEVGNTQTASFADQGLFQPLDDFDSSKYLPGLVDSATYDGELYAAPYYAGGRIVFYSPEVLGDTAIPTTLDEYVATGEARKTDTVSGIWAPGRDWYNALPYVWENGGFIAEQDGETWKAGFSSEGGIKGLTQLQQVYEKASNAPKDGDETDPQVPFCAGEVLFLSAPAWVQWSITAPADAEAPGCPDTYGKDLQAYPLPGGKAGETAPIFAGGSNIAVATKSANPKQARAALDIMAGEDYQKLLAAGGLTPGLTAAASSLPDTPIAKAQATALENSKVTPTTPKWAEVEASQIIQESLVKIAQGGDVPTIAADLDKQIEEILNS, encoded by the coding sequence ATGCGGAAACTCGGCATCGTGGCCCTCGGCGCCGCAGCTGCCCTGACGCTCGCCGGTTGCAGCAACGGCGGCGGCGACAACGGTGGTTCCGCCGACGGCGGCGAGATCACCGTGTGGGTCGTCGGCACCGACACCCCGAAGGACGCTCGCGCGTACCTCAAGGACACGTTCGAGTCGGAGAACAAGGGTTGGACCCTCAAGGTCGAAGAGAAGACCTGGGCCGACGTGAGCGACACCTACGCCGCTGCACTCCAGTCGAACGACTCGCCCGACGTGGTCGAGGTCGGCAACACCCAGACGGCGAGCTTCGCCGACCAGGGCCTGTTCCAGCCGCTCGACGACTTCGACAGCTCCAAGTACCTGCCCGGCCTCGTCGACTCGGCGACCTACGACGGCGAGCTCTACGCCGCCCCGTACTACGCCGGTGGCCGCATCGTGTTCTACAGCCCCGAGGTCCTCGGCGACACGGCGATCCCCACGACCCTCGACGAGTACGTCGCGACGGGCGAGGCGCGCAAGACCGACACCGTCTCGGGCATCTGGGCTCCGGGCCGCGACTGGTACAACGCCCTTCCCTACGTCTGGGAGAACGGCGGCTTCATCGCCGAGCAGGACGGCGAAACGTGGAAGGCCGGCTTCTCGAGCGAGGGCGGCATCAAGGGCCTGACGCAGCTGCAGCAGGTCTACGAGAAGGCGTCGAACGCCCCGAAGGACGGCGACGAGACCGACCCGCAGGTGCCGTTCTGCGCCGGTGAGGTCCTCTTCCTCTCGGCTCCCGCGTGGGTGCAGTGGTCGATCACCGCCCCGGCCGACGCCGAGGCGCCCGGCTGCCCCGACACCTACGGCAAGGACCTGCAGGCCTACCCGCTGCCCGGCGGCAAGGCCGGCGAGACCGCGCCGATCTTCGCCGGCGGCTCGAACATCGCCGTCGCGACCAAGAGCGCCAACCCGAAGCAGGCTCGCGCCGCGCTCGACATCATGGCCGGTGAGGACTACCAGAAGCTCCTCGCAGCCGGTGGTCTCACCCCGGGCCTGACGGCCGCTGCGTCGTCGCTGCCCGACACCCCGATCGCGAAGGCCCAGGCCACCGCGCTGGAGAACTCGAAGGTGACCCCGACGACCCCGAAGTGGGCCGAGGTCGAGGCTTCGCAGATCATCCAGGAGTCGCTCGTCAAGATCGCCCAGGGCGGCGACGTGCCGACCATCGCGGCCGACCTCGACAAGCAGATCGAGGAGATCCTCAACAGCTAG
- a CDS encoding carbohydrate ABC transporter permease, which yields MSISPGMQLAEEPGSVDASTRAATTIRDGGRLGGRAGRRKGIMGRLGLNLWALVIIVCSIFPVYWMVNMSFTPSNRIISRNPSLLPLDFTFKNYITAWTREAAPGQTDFPHALGSSILVAVGVVAVGAVFAFLASIALSRFVFRGRVFFIIAVLVVQMVPGEAMMFTIYNMIDDWHLMNTLLGLFIVHLAAVVPFTIWTLRGFVKGVPEELEEAAQIDGCTKAKAFWKVTFPLMAPALVSTGIFAFIQSWNEFLMALLLLKGYNLTLPPWLSSFQSATEATNWGAVMAGSTLITIPVVIFFLFVQGRMVGGLVSGAVKG from the coding sequence GTGAGCATCAGTCCTGGAATGCAGCTCGCCGAAGAGCCCGGCTCCGTCGACGCCTCGACGCGTGCCGCCACCACGATCCGCGACGGCGGCCGCCTCGGCGGCCGCGCCGGCCGGCGCAAGGGCATCATGGGCCGACTCGGGCTCAACCTGTGGGCGCTCGTCATCATCGTGTGCTCGATCTTCCCGGTCTACTGGATGGTGAACATGTCGTTCACCCCGTCGAACCGGATCATCAGCCGCAACCCGAGCCTCCTGCCGCTCGACTTCACGTTCAAGAACTACATCACCGCGTGGACCCGCGAGGCGGCGCCCGGCCAGACCGACTTCCCGCACGCGCTCGGCTCGAGCATCCTCGTCGCGGTCGGCGTGGTCGCCGTCGGTGCGGTGTTCGCGTTCCTCGCCTCGATCGCCCTCTCGCGCTTCGTCTTCCGGGGCCGGGTGTTCTTCATCATCGCCGTGCTCGTCGTGCAGATGGTGCCCGGCGAGGCGATGATGTTCACGATCTACAACATGATCGACGACTGGCACCTCATGAACACGCTGCTCGGCCTGTTCATCGTGCACCTCGCCGCCGTCGTGCCGTTCACGATCTGGACCCTCCGAGGCTTCGTCAAGGGCGTACCCGAAGAGCTCGAGGAGGCCGCCCAGATCGACGGCTGCACGAAGGCGAAGGCGTTCTGGAAGGTCACCTTCCCACTCATGGCGCCCGCGCTCGTCTCGACCGGCATCTTCGCGTTCATCCAGAGCTGGAACGAGTTCCTGATGGCGCTGCTCCTGCTCAAGGGCTACAACCTCACCCTGCCGCCGTGGCTGAGCTCGTTCCAGTCGGCGACGGAGGCGACGAACTGGGGTGCGGTGATGGCGGGCTCGACCCTCATCACGATCCCCGTCGTGATCTTCTTCCTCTTCGTGCAGGGCCGCATGGTCGGCGGCCTCGTCTCGGGAGCCGTCAAGGGATGA
- a CDS encoding glucosamine-6-phosphate deaminase → MAEVVIVDNDVAAGDLVAGAIVSLIRHKPDAVLGLATGSTPLASYRALAARIAAESIDVRGVRGFALDEYVGLPAGHPESYRAVITREVVEPLGLTPELVRVPNGDPATIQHAGADYEAAITAAGGVDLQILGIGRTGHIGFNEPGSSLASLTRVKTLTEPTRVDNARFFDSPEEVPMHCITQGIGTILRARHLVLLAFGDAKADAVAAAVEGPVSASQPGSAIQLHPHATVIVDSAAAAKLANLDYYRHAWANKPAWQGI, encoded by the coding sequence ATGGCAGAAGTCGTAATCGTCGACAACGACGTGGCCGCCGGCGACCTCGTCGCGGGCGCGATCGTCTCGCTCATCCGGCACAAGCCCGACGCGGTGCTCGGTCTCGCCACGGGGTCGACGCCCCTCGCGAGCTATCGGGCGCTCGCCGCGCGCATCGCGGCCGAGTCGATCGACGTGCGCGGCGTGCGCGGGTTCGCGCTCGACGAGTACGTGGGACTTCCGGCGGGGCATCCCGAGAGCTATCGCGCGGTCATCACGCGCGAGGTCGTGGAGCCGCTGGGTCTCACGCCCGAGCTCGTGCGCGTGCCGAACGGCGACCCGGCCACGATCCAGCACGCCGGTGCCGACTACGAGGCGGCGATCACGGCGGCCGGCGGCGTCGACCTGCAGATCCTCGGCATCGGCCGCACGGGCCACATCGGCTTCAACGAGCCGGGTTCGTCGCTCGCATCGCTCACGCGCGTGAAGACCCTCACCGAGCCCACCCGGGTCGACAACGCACGCTTCTTCGACTCACCCGAGGAGGTGCCCATGCACTGCATCACGCAGGGCATCGGCACGATCCTGCGGGCGCGTCACCTCGTGCTGCTCGCGTTCGGCGATGCGAAGGCCGACGCGGTCGCCGCCGCCGTCGAGGGGCCGGTCTCGGCGAGCCAGCCCGGATCCGCGATCCAGCTGCACCCGCACGCGACGGTCATCGTCGACTCGGCCGCCGCCGCGAAGCTCGCGAACCTCGACTACTACCGGCACGCCTGGGCGAACAAGCCGGCGTGGCAGGGCATCTGA
- a CDS encoding carbohydrate ABC transporter permease: protein MSATLTEPDAAPRTPTTRPPRPPRGSQSPRRKKPVPWAPWFLLGPSIALLVVMVVYPTILMFITSFTNLEIKNKMLGTPPDFVGFDNYLEIFTDSQFPQVLVRSLGLMVVLTVLIVVFGMLIALTMTKLSKAWRLAVSISLLFAWAMPPLAATVVWGWMFDTDYGVVNWALNTITGTQDWRGHGWLENPWSFMMVLVLIVTWQSIPFAAITFYAGLGQVPDEVIEASSLDGAGAWQRFRLIILPYMRNVITAVLVLETIWNLRIFTQVYSLQQQGGLASETNVLPTYLFRQGLGEFGTTAAIGVFMMVLLMALSYFNVRNSLKDEDEL from the coding sequence ATGAGCGCAACCCTCACCGAGCCTGACGCAGCGCCGCGCACGCCGACCACCAGACCTCCCCGTCCCCCCAGGGGCTCGCAGAGCCCCCGCCGGAAGAAGCCGGTGCCGTGGGCACCGTGGTTCCTCCTCGGCCCGAGCATCGCCCTGCTCGTCGTGATGGTCGTCTACCCGACGATCCTGATGTTCATCACCTCGTTCACGAACCTCGAGATCAAGAACAAGATGCTGGGCACTCCGCCCGACTTCGTGGGCTTCGACAACTACCTCGAGATCTTCACCGACTCGCAGTTCCCCCAGGTGCTCGTGCGCAGCCTCGGCCTCATGGTCGTGCTCACCGTGCTCATCGTCGTGTTCGGCATGCTCATCGCGCTCACCATGACGAAGCTCTCCAAGGCGTGGCGGCTCGCGGTGTCGATCTCGCTCCTGTTCGCGTGGGCGATGCCGCCGCTGGCCGCGACCGTCGTGTGGGGCTGGATGTTCGACACCGACTACGGCGTCGTGAACTGGGCGCTCAACACCATCACCGGCACGCAGGACTGGCGCGGCCACGGCTGGCTCGAGAATCCCTGGTCGTTCATGATGGTGCTCGTCCTCATCGTGACCTGGCAGAGCATCCCCTTCGCCGCCATCACGTTCTACGCCGGACTCGGCCAGGTGCCCGACGAGGTCATCGAGGCCTCCTCGCTCGACGGCGCAGGAGCCTGGCAGCGGTTCCGGCTCATCATCCTGCCGTACATGCGCAACGTCATCACCGCGGTGCTCGTGCTCGAGACGATCTGGAACCTGCGCATCTTCACCCAGGTGTACTCACTGCAGCAGCAGGGCGGCCTCGCGAGCGAGACGAACGTGCTGCCGACCTACCTGTTCCGCCAGGGTCTGGGAGAGTTCGGCACGACGGCCGCGATCGGCGTGTTCATGATGGTCCTCCTGATGGCCCTCTCCTACTTCAACGTCCGCAACTCCCTGAAAGACGAGGACGAGCTGTGA
- a CDS encoding ROK family transcriptional regulator encodes MLTVPFAGAPIFTRSRALRPTSKVLPEHARSHNRALVLQTLYTAGSQSRADVARETGLTRVTVSDLVAELIAEGLVVELGQREGVRPGKPATIIDVDRGAFQILGLDLSEHEVFRGVVASLDGAILERVELARAGATGEQAVALVESIVDRLQGLATAPVLGIGIGSPGVVDPHGVVLSAPNLGWFDLPLQARLAARTDLPVHVANDANVAVLAEHGATPLDDLLLIKIGHGVGAGLIVGGRPVIGGGFAAGEIGHVVVGTDGGPRCACGKDGCLEAWLAVPRLTEQLDALAGGPEAVRAARDEILREAGRRLAIVLAPVVGALNLTEVVLSGPAELLDGPFHDATVDTLRQRTMAVVNRDLRLRMSEQAEDVVLRGAAVMVLSGQLGVS; translated from the coding sequence CTGCTGACCGTCCCGTTCGCCGGCGCCCCGATCTTCACCCGCTCCCGCGCCCTCCGGCCCACGAGCAAGGTGCTCCCCGAGCACGCACGCAGCCACAACCGCGCGCTCGTGCTGCAGACGCTCTACACGGCCGGATCGCAGAGCCGTGCCGACGTCGCCCGTGAGACGGGGCTGACCAGGGTCACGGTCTCCGACCTCGTCGCCGAGCTCATCGCCGAGGGGCTCGTCGTCGAACTGGGTCAGCGCGAGGGCGTGCGCCCGGGCAAGCCCGCGACGATCATCGACGTCGACCGGGGCGCGTTCCAGATCCTCGGGCTCGACCTCTCCGAGCACGAGGTCTTCCGCGGCGTCGTGGCCTCGCTCGACGGCGCCATCCTCGAGCGCGTCGAGCTCGCCCGCGCCGGCGCCACCGGCGAACAGGCCGTGGCGCTCGTGGAGTCGATCGTCGACCGGCTGCAGGGCCTCGCGACCGCGCCCGTGCTCGGCATCGGCATCGGCTCGCCCGGTGTCGTCGACCCCCACGGCGTCGTGCTCTCGGCGCCGAACCTCGGCTGGTTCGACCTGCCGCTGCAGGCGCGTCTCGCCGCCCGCACCGACCTGCCCGTGCACGTCGCCAACGACGCGAATGTCGCGGTGCTGGCCGAGCACGGGGCGACGCCGCTCGACGACCTGCTGCTCATCAAGATCGGCCACGGTGTCGGCGCCGGCCTCATCGTCGGCGGCCGCCCGGTCATCGGCGGCGGCTTCGCGGCCGGCGAGATCGGTCACGTCGTGGTCGGCACCGACGGCGGCCCGCGCTGCGCGTGCGGCAAGGACGGCTGCCTCGAGGCGTGGCTGGCCGTTCCGCGACTGACCGAACAGCTCGACGCGCTCGCCGGCGGCCCTGAGGCCGTGCGCGCCGCGCGCGACGAGATCCTGCGCGAGGCGGGCCGCCGGCTCGCGATCGTGCTCGCGCCGGTCGTCGGCGCCCTCAATCTGACGGAGGTCGTCCTCAGCGGCCCCGCCGAACTGCTCGACGGTCCGTTCCACGACGCGACCGTCGACACTCTCCGGCAGCGGACGATGGCGGTCGTCAACCGTGATCTGAGGCTCCGGATGTCCGAGCAGGCGGAGGACGTCGTCCTCCGCGGCGCGGCCGTCATGGTCCTCTCCGGACAACTCGGGGTCTCGTGA
- a CDS encoding glycoside hydrolase family 3 protein, producing MSAGTTTGDASALHRDILSTLLPAFTGPVAPEWVLARLRAGLGGICLFGENVVDPEQLRALNQSLREANPDAVIAIDEEGGDVTRLFYDRGAPFPGNAVLGRIDEPELTRRVAAEVGRALAATGCTVTFGPDVDVNANPDNPVIGVRSFGADPELVARHSAAWVEGLQQTGIAASAKHFPGHGDTATDSHLALPVVDVPVETLRERELVPFEAAIAAGSRTIMTSHILIPQLDAENPATLSPRILHGLLRGELGFEGVIVSDALDMKGASGAHGIPEAAVRALAAGCDLLCIGADNSDAQVGEIADAIAQAIANGRLSADRVRDAATRVRALGATAPAVPAGPAAPEVIEPAHDDEEIARVVAAFEVSDAAGERLSRSSRIGTVIRVDTVANIAIGIAPWGPFAAEAVAATPSWLGRAEIVPIADAADLVDPAALAGTVLVVGKDLHRHAFARAAIDALRAVRDDVVTIDMGWPSHDRAYADVATFGASRLVGDAVLAFVDGALAPVATR from the coding sequence ATGAGCGCCGGCACCACCACCGGTGACGCCTCGGCGCTGCACCGGGACATCCTGTCGACCCTGCTTCCGGCGTTCACCGGACCGGTCGCGCCCGAGTGGGTGCTCGCGCGACTGCGGGCGGGCCTCGGCGGCATCTGCCTCTTCGGCGAGAACGTCGTCGACCCCGAGCAGCTGCGCGCCCTCAACCAGAGCCTGCGCGAGGCCAACCCCGACGCGGTCATCGCGATCGACGAGGAGGGCGGCGACGTCACGCGGCTCTTCTACGACCGCGGTGCGCCGTTCCCCGGCAACGCGGTGCTCGGCCGAATCGACGAGCCCGAGCTCACGCGTCGGGTCGCCGCAGAGGTCGGGCGCGCGCTCGCAGCGACCGGCTGCACGGTGACCTTCGGGCCCGACGTCGACGTGAACGCCAACCCCGACAACCCCGTCATCGGCGTGCGCAGCTTCGGTGCCGACCCCGAGCTCGTCGCCCGTCATTCGGCGGCCTGGGTCGAGGGCCTCCAGCAGACCGGCATCGCCGCGAGCGCGAAGCACTTCCCGGGCCACGGCGACACCGCGACCGACTCGCACCTCGCGCTGCCGGTCGTCGACGTGCCCGTCGAGACCCTGCGCGAGCGCGAACTGGTTCCGTTCGAGGCCGCGATCGCGGCCGGCAGCCGCACGATCATGACCTCTCACATCCTCATCCCGCAGCTCGATGCGGAGAACCCGGCCACCCTCTCCCCGCGTATTCTGCACGGCCTGCTCCGCGGGGAGCTGGGGTTCGAGGGCGTCATCGTGAGTGACGCCCTCGACATGAAGGGGGCGAGCGGTGCGCACGGCATACCCGAAGCCGCTGTGCGCGCCCTCGCCGCCGGTTGCGACCTGCTGTGCATCGGCGCCGACAACTCCGACGCACAGGTCGGCGAGATCGCCGACGCGATCGCGCAGGCGATCGCGAACGGCCGGCTCTCCGCCGACCGGGTGCGCGACGCCGCGACTCGGGTGCGCGCGCTCGGCGCGACCGCGCCGGCGGTGCCGGCCGGCCCCGCGGCGCCCGAGGTCATCGAGCCCGCCCACGACGACGAGGAGATCGCCCGGGTGGTCGCCGCCTTCGAGGTGTCGGATGCCGCGGGCGAACGCCTTTCGCGGTCGTCGCGCATCGGCACCGTGATCCGCGTCGACACCGTTGCGAACATCGCGATCGGCATCGCACCCTGGGGACCGTTCGCGGCCGAGGCGGTCGCGGCGACGCCGTCGTGGCTCGGCCGTGCCGAGATCGTGCCGATCGCGGACGCCGCGGATCTCGTCGACCCCGCGGCGCTGGCCGGCACGGTGCTCGTCGTCGGCAAGGACCTGCACCGCCACGCGTTCGCGCGCGCGGCGATCGACGCGTTGCGCGCCGTGCGCGACGACGTCGTCACGATCGACATGGGCTGGCCCTCGCACGACCGCGCCTATGCGGACGTCGCGACCTTCGGCGCCTCGCGCCTCGTCGGCGACGCCGTGCTGGCGTTCGTCGACGGCGCGCTCGCGCCGGTGGCGACCCGGTGA